A genomic window from Anthocerotibacter panamensis C109 includes:
- a CDS encoding zinc-dependent metalloprotease, with translation MPYRPLLLLSLLLSFLGLTPLPLLAQALPTIEAKTKGLTRQEGYFPIYWDQDSGKVWLEIPHLKEDFLYVVSLPAGLGSNDIGLDRGQLGGQRVVRFEQAGPKVLLIQANLRYRATTTNPAEAQAIRDAFAESVLWGFTAQAQTGERILVDATEFLVRDAHGIIPRLKQAKQGTYKLEASRSAPFPEMLKAFPQNTELEARLTFTSDEPGNYVREAAADATSFSVRVRHSLVKLPPPGFTPRVFDPRAGYFDLSYVDFGVPIGVPKERHFITRHRLIKKNPTAAISDVVKPIVYYLDPGTPEPVRTALLEGARWWADAFLAAGFKDAFRVEMLPAGADPQDVRYNTIQWVSRATRGWSYGSSVTDPRTGEIIKGHVTLGSLRVRQDYLIAEGLLAPYTSPARSAQQDPMLALSLARTRQLSAHEVGHTLGLAHNFAASLNNRASVMDYPSPYVTLGPEGRPSLKDAYAQGIGAWDKIAIRYGYTQFPPEVDEKAGLDSILAEAQRQGLRYITDADSRPQGAANPYGHLWDNGADVVASLQREMAVRQAALARFGPAVIRQGEPLAVLEEVLVPLYLGHRYQVENTAKLLGGLDYSYALRGVNQQATRPVAATTQRKALEELLATVTPAALRLPRSARTLIPPRPPGYPRHRELFDGYTGLTFDAYAPAQTAAGMVFSAIAQPQRAARLVYQTDLDRTLPGLPQVLDRVTARVWQAPIPADAYDASLQRVSQQAWMNALFDLASYRQNAPAVRALVYAHLHSLDDWLAHHPGKDRTTQAHRTLAHEDLDRFLARDYTTAKGDFEPTTPPGAPIGETLASHAEDWLQRRYRREVLLEHLAAQDEVCGY, from the coding sequence ATGCCCTACCGCCCCTTGCTTTTGCTGTCCCTACTCCTGAGCTTCTTGGGACTCACCCCGCTACCGCTCCTAGCGCAAGCCTTGCCGACGATAGAGGCGAAGACCAAGGGTTTAACCCGGCAGGAGGGCTACTTCCCCATCTATTGGGACCAAGACAGCGGCAAGGTATGGCTGGAGATCCCCCATCTCAAGGAAGATTTCCTCTATGTGGTGTCCCTCCCGGCGGGGCTGGGCTCCAATGACATCGGCCTCGACCGGGGGCAGTTGGGGGGACAGCGGGTGGTGCGCTTTGAGCAAGCTGGCCCCAAAGTCCTCCTGATCCAGGCCAATCTGCGCTATCGGGCGACTACCACCAACCCCGCCGAAGCCCAAGCGATCCGGGATGCCTTTGCCGAGAGTGTGCTCTGGGGCTTCACTGCGCAGGCTCAGACCGGAGAACGAATTTTGGTGGACGCCACGGAATTTCTGGTGCGCGACGCCCATGGGATTATTCCACGCCTCAAACAGGCCAAGCAGGGGACCTACAAACTAGAAGCAAGCCGTAGCGCCCCTTTCCCGGAGATGCTCAAAGCTTTTCCGCAGAACACCGAACTAGAAGCCCGTCTGACCTTTACCAGTGATGAGCCAGGAAACTACGTGCGCGAGGCGGCGGCGGATGCGACTTCGTTTAGTGTGCGGGTCCGCCACTCGCTGGTGAAACTGCCGCCCCCCGGCTTCACCCCCCGCGTCTTCGACCCCCGAGCGGGCTACTTTGATCTGTCCTACGTCGATTTCGGGGTCCCGATAGGCGTGCCCAAAGAACGCCACTTCATCACCCGCCACCGCCTCATCAAGAAAAACCCTACCGCAGCAATCAGCGACGTGGTCAAGCCCATCGTCTACTACCTGGACCCCGGCACCCCCGAACCCGTGCGCACCGCCTTGTTGGAGGGAGCCCGCTGGTGGGCGGATGCCTTCTTGGCTGCTGGATTTAAAGATGCCTTTCGCGTGGAGATGCTCCCCGCCGGGGCAGACCCCCAAGACGTGCGCTACAACACCATCCAATGGGTCAGTCGCGCGACGCGCGGCTGGAGCTATGGCAGCAGCGTGACCGACCCGCGCACAGGTGAGATTATCAAGGGCCATGTCACCCTCGGTTCGCTGCGGGTCCGTCAGGACTATCTCATCGCTGAGGGGCTACTCGCACCCTACACTAGCCCCGCCAGGTCAGCGCAACAAGACCCCATGCTCGCTTTGAGCCTAGCCCGGACGCGGCAACTCTCCGCCCACGAGGTCGGGCACACCCTGGGCCTCGCCCATAACTTTGCCGCCTCGCTCAACAACCGCGCCTCGGTGATGGACTACCCGAGCCCCTACGTCACCCTCGGTCCTGAGGGGCGGCCCTCCCTCAAGGATGCTTACGCCCAAGGCATTGGGGCGTGGGATAAAATCGCCATCCGCTACGGCTACACCCAATTTCCGCCCGAGGTGGACGAAAAAGCAGGCTTGGACAGCATTCTGGCTGAAGCCCAACGTCAGGGTTTGCGCTACATCACCGATGCTGACTCCCGCCCGCAAGGGGCAGCCAACCCCTATGGTCATCTGTGGGACAACGGTGCTGATGTCGTCGCCTCCCTCCAGCGAGAAATGGCCGTGCGTCAGGCCGCCCTCGCCCGGTTTGGTCCGGCGGTCATCCGTCAGGGCGAACCCCTCGCAGTGCTCGAAGAAGTCCTTGTCCCGCTCTACCTCGGCCACCGCTATCAAGTCGAGAACACCGCCAAACTCCTAGGGGGTCTCGATTACAGCTACGCTCTGCGCGGGGTAAACCAGCAGGCGACCCGTCCTGTTGCTGCCACCACGCAACGCAAAGCGCTAGAGGAACTGCTCGCCACGGTCACGCCCGCAGCGCTACGCCTCCCCCGCAGTGCCCGCACGCTTATCCCTCCGCGCCCTCCTGGCTATCCCCGGCACCGAGAACTTTTCGATGGCTACACGGGGTTGACCTTTGATGCCTATGCCCCAGCACAGACGGCGGCGGGGATGGTTTTCAGCGCTATTGCCCAGCCCCAACGGGCAGCTCGCTTGGTCTATCAGACCGACCTTGACCGGACCCTCCCAGGGCTCCCGCAGGTCCTCGACCGGGTCACCGCCCGCGTCTGGCAAGCTCCCATCCCTGCGGATGCCTACGACGCCAGTCTACAGCGCGTCAGCCAACAAGCCTGGATGAACGCCCTCTTCGACCTCGCCAGCTACCGTCAGAATGCCCCGGCGGTCCGCGCCCTCGTCTATGCCCATCTGCATAGCCTGGACGATTGGCTCGCCCACCACCCCGGTAAAGACCGCACCACCCAAGCCCATCGCACCCTCGCCCACGAAGACTTGGACCGCTTTTTAGCACGGGACTACACCACAGCCAAAGGGGATTTTGAGCCTACTACACCGCCCGGAGCACCGATTGGAGAGACCCTTGCCAGCCATGCTGAGGATTGGCTCCAGCGGCGTTATCGGCGTGAAGTACTCCTAGAGCACTTGGCTGCTCAGGACGAGGTCTGCGGTTATTAA